Proteins found in one Cellulomonas palmilytica genomic segment:
- a CDS encoding MarR family winged helix-turn-helix transcriptional regulator, protein MTDDPLALEAQVCLALSAAARALVGTYRTLLEPLGLTHPQYLAMLALWQDGPMSLAGLAGRLHLEPATASPLVRRLEARGLVARRTDARDERALLIELTDAGAAMREQAVGVPGAMLDRLGLDADEVARVRDAAQLMLAACERAL, encoded by the coding sequence GTGACCGACGACCCCCTCGCGCTCGAGGCGCAGGTCTGCCTCGCGCTGTCCGCCGCCGCCCGCGCGCTCGTCGGGACGTACCGCACGCTGCTCGAGCCGCTCGGCCTCACGCACCCGCAGTACCTCGCGATGCTCGCGCTGTGGCAGGACGGGCCGATGTCGCTCGCCGGTCTCGCCGGGCGCCTGCACCTGGAGCCCGCGACGGCATCGCCGCTCGTGCGCCGGCTCGAGGCGCGCGGACTCGTCGCGCGGCGGACGGACGCGCGCGACGAGCGCGCGCTGCTCATCGAGCTCACGGACGCGGGTGCGGCGATGCGCGAGCAGGCGGTGGGCGTGCCGGGGGCGATGCTCGACCGCCTGGGTCTGGACGCCGACGAGGTCGCTCGGGTCCGCGACGCGGCGCAGCTCATGCTCGCGGCGTGCGAACGGGCGCTCTGA